A genomic window from Pseudogulbenkiania sp. MAI-1 includes:
- a CDS encoding phage baseplate assembly protein, which produces MADVCELKVGGQIYGGWTDIEIQRGLEQVSGQFSLQVTERWPGQPEPRPIRPGQAGVVSIDGEPVLTGWVDEARPGYDATNTWFNVEGRDKTGDLIDCSAIFRSGQWKGASLKRIALDLLAAYRIDVVVGPHAEKRANEAIASFRLEEGETVFDCLERAARLKAVMLWTDGRGRLVIDLPGQQRAVTALVEGENILRADLTLSWHERYSQYIVKGQARGQHNAKGTASDTVVTRHRPLIILAEDQTNGPTAQQRAEWERTVRQGRANRATIRVQSWRQGGDAGPLWAPGLRVPVTSPRLRVDAEMLIAGVTYLKNAQDGTVCDLEIADPRAFDLLSGIRTAALKSPRTGDKGLATGSDKKQGKKKSDKKADDWSDL; this is translated from the coding sequence GTGGCTGACGTGTGCGAGCTCAAGGTGGGCGGCCAGATCTACGGCGGCTGGACCGACATCGAGATCCAGCGCGGGCTGGAACAGGTGTCCGGCCAGTTCTCGCTGCAGGTGACCGAGCGCTGGCCAGGGCAGCCCGAGCCGCGGCCGATCCGCCCCGGGCAGGCTGGCGTGGTGTCGATCGACGGCGAGCCGGTGCTGACCGGCTGGGTGGACGAGGCCCGCCCGGGCTACGACGCCACGAACACCTGGTTCAACGTGGAGGGCCGCGACAAGACCGGCGACCTGATCGACTGCAGCGCCATCTTCCGGTCTGGCCAGTGGAAAGGCGCCAGCCTGAAGCGCATCGCCCTCGACCTGCTGGCGGCCTACCGTATCGACGTGGTGGTGGGCCCCCACGCCGAGAAGCGGGCGAACGAGGCGATCGCCTCCTTCCGCCTCGAGGAGGGCGAGACGGTGTTCGATTGCCTGGAGCGCGCGGCGCGGCTGAAGGCGGTGATGCTGTGGACCGACGGCCGCGGGCGGCTGGTGATCGATCTGCCCGGCCAGCAGCGCGCCGTCACCGCCTTGGTGGAGGGCGAGAACATCCTGCGCGCCGATCTGACGCTGAGCTGGCACGAGCGCTACAGCCAGTACATCGTCAAAGGCCAGGCACGCGGCCAGCACAACGCCAAAGGCACGGCCTCCGACACAGTGGTGACACGCCACCGGCCGCTGATCATCCTGGCCGAGGACCAGACGAACGGCCCCACCGCCCAGCAGCGTGCCGAGTGGGAGCGCACGGTGCGCCAGGGCCGCGCCAACCGCGCCACGATCCGGGTGCAGAGCTGGCGCCAGGGCGGCGACGCCGGCCCGCTGTGGGCGCCCGGCCTGCGCGTGCCGGTGACCTCCCCGCGGCTGCGCGTCGATGCCGAGATGCTGATCGCCGGCGTCACCTATCTGAAGAACGCCCAGGACGGCACGGTGTGCGATCTGGAGATCGCCGACCCGCGCGCCTTCGATCTGCTCTCCGGCATCCGCACCGCCGCGCTCAAGTCCCCCCGCACCGGCGACAAGGGGCTGGCCACCGGCAGCGACAAGAAGCAGGGGAAAAAGAAGAGCGACAAGAAGGCCGACGACTGGAGCGACCTGTGA
- a CDS encoding phage baseplate assembly protein V produces the protein MQKLRLMVARGIVNLVNDAGGLQQLQVDGLADEIGDEVERVQNFGQTGHPPSGSVPVMVAVAGSRDHLVAVAVDHEGSRPKNLQPGESATYNAHGVLFLFDKDGNATLNCKNFIVNASEGVQVNTPAATFSQAVTVNGLFSYKAGMSGTGGGAGTIISGDITHTGGNLKSNGVIVHNHYHINVQPGPGNSGGPAS, from the coding sequence ATGCAGAAACTCCGGCTGATGGTGGCGCGTGGCATCGTCAATCTGGTGAACGACGCCGGCGGCCTGCAGCAGTTGCAGGTCGATGGGCTGGCAGACGAAATCGGCGATGAGGTGGAGCGGGTGCAGAACTTCGGCCAAACCGGCCATCCGCCGTCCGGATCCGTGCCGGTGATGGTGGCGGTGGCCGGCAGCCGCGACCACCTGGTGGCCGTGGCGGTCGACCATGAGGGCAGCCGCCCCAAGAACCTGCAGCCGGGCGAATCGGCCACCTACAACGCCCACGGTGTGCTGTTTCTGTTCGACAAGGACGGCAACGCCACACTGAACTGCAAGAACTTCATCGTCAACGCGAGCGAAGGGGTGCAAGTCAACACGCCGGCGGCAACGTTCAGCCAGGCCGTCACGGTGAACGGGCTGTTCAGCTACAAGGCGGGCATGTCCGGTACCGGAGGCGGCGCCGGCACCATCATCAGCGGCGACATCACCCACACCGGCGGCAACCTCAAATCCAACGGTGTCATCGTGCACAACCACTACCACATCAACGTTCAGCCCGGCCCGGGCAATTCCGGGGGGCCGGCATCATGA
- a CDS encoding phage GP46 family protein — MSTRLLIDLAEPLPLELFADPIDAAIVLSLFCDARALPQDQQGDPRGWWGDALASQSGDRWGGRLWLLARRAKNVPETLRLAEDYTREALQWLLDDQVASAIDVTASALSSEAMKLAITIDDKTLEVRYAH, encoded by the coding sequence ATGAGCACCCGCCTGCTGATCGACCTCGCCGAGCCGCTGCCGCTCGAGCTGTTCGCCGACCCGATAGACGCCGCCATCGTGCTGAGCCTGTTCTGCGATGCCCGCGCCCTGCCTCAGGACCAGCAGGGAGACCCCCGCGGCTGGTGGGGCGATGCGCTGGCCAGCCAGAGCGGCGACCGCTGGGGCGGCCGTCTGTGGCTGCTGGCCCGCCGTGCCAAAAACGTGCCGGAAACGCTGCGCCTGGCCGAAGACTACACCCGCGAGGCGCTGCAGTGGCTGCTGGACGATCAGGTCGCGTCGGCGATCGACGTGACCGCCAGCGCGCTGAGCAGTGAGGCGATGAAGCTCGCCATCACCATCGACGACAAGACACTGGAGGTGCGCTATGCCCATTGA
- a CDS encoding baseplate J/gp47 family protein translates to MPIDRPTLAELSRRAEAELPLETASEPLRRNLYTPLARAIAGAVHGLYGHQEWITRQIHPQDSDDDILENVHAPIWLPGGRKPAAAATGSITVTGTAGYSLDQGVTFNRADGLLYGLTDGIIIDAGGSTTASVVCLTAGVSGNTEPGGKLRLTNPVSGINGEAVVLAPGLSGGSDIEDIEELRGRVVEARSNGGQVGRSTDWELWAKEVPGVTRAWSAPKLLGLGSMVVYFVRDGDADIFPDASEQATVQQHLEATGTPMGDLFAVAPVRKDIDFTIQLSPDTPAMREAVSKVLAGVLTKEASPVKRNATGQTELPVSGVTIPRTHFTEAISGTAGEWDHEMPLPAGDVVCTVGELAMLGTITWL, encoded by the coding sequence ATGCCCATTGACAGGCCCACCCTCGCCGAGCTCTCCCGCCGGGCCGAGGCCGAGCTGCCCCTGGAGACCGCCAGCGAGCCGCTGCGCCGCAACCTGTACACCCCGCTGGCACGTGCCATCGCCGGCGCCGTGCACGGCCTGTACGGGCACCAGGAGTGGATCACCCGCCAGATCCACCCGCAGGACTCCGACGATGACATCCTGGAGAACGTGCACGCCCCGATCTGGCTACCCGGCGGCCGCAAGCCCGCGGCTGCCGCCACTGGCAGCATCACCGTCACCGGCACGGCCGGCTACAGCCTGGATCAGGGCGTGACCTTCAACCGCGCCGACGGCCTGCTGTACGGGCTGACCGATGGCATCATCATCGACGCTGGCGGCAGCACCACAGCCTCGGTGGTGTGCCTGACCGCCGGCGTCAGCGGCAACACCGAACCCGGCGGCAAACTGCGCCTGACCAACCCGGTATCCGGCATCAACGGTGAAGCCGTGGTGCTGGCGCCGGGACTGTCCGGCGGATCCGACATCGAGGACATCGAGGAGCTGCGCGGGCGGGTGGTCGAGGCCCGCAGCAACGGCGGCCAGGTGGGCCGCAGCACCGACTGGGAGCTGTGGGCCAAGGAGGTGCCGGGCGTCACCCGCGCCTGGTCGGCGCCCAAGCTGCTCGGCCTCGGCAGCATGGTGGTGTACTTCGTGCGCGATGGCGACGCCGACATCTTCCCGGACGCCTCCGAACAGGCCACCGTGCAGCAACACCTCGAGGCGACCGGCACCCCGATGGGCGACCTGTTCGCCGTGGCGCCGGTGCGCAAGGACATCGATTTCACCATCCAGCTGTCGCCCGACACGCCGGCCATGCGGGAAGCCGTCAGCAAGGTGCTTGCCGGCGTGCTGACGAAAGAGGCGAGCCCAGTCAAACGCAACGCCACCGGCCAGACCGAACTGCCGGTATCCGGCGTCACCATCCCGCGCACCCACTTCACCGAAGCGATTTCCGGCACCGCCGGCGAGTGGGATCACGAGATGCCGCTGCCGGCCGGCGACGTGGTATGTACCGTGGGCGAGCTGGCCATGCTGGGGACCATCACATGGCTGTGA
- a CDS encoding YmfQ family protein yields the protein MAVSADRYRQQLQALLPPGIALQAEPDSELDILLSRLAGFLGEVDASAQIVLAEADPLRALKLLPEWEASLGLPDSCTVGEQTLLARQQAVVAKLTDTGGARIPRYLRIANALGYPDATINRFRDHTCELTCEDPVCEREWRFVWRLDLPSGTRLVDSTCESGCEEPIRTWGDTMLDCVIHREAPATGTVLISYGGN from the coding sequence ATGGCTGTGAGCGCCGATCGCTACCGCCAGCAGCTGCAGGCGCTGCTGCCGCCCGGCATCGCCCTGCAGGCCGAGCCGGACAGCGAGCTCGACATCCTGCTGTCGCGGCTGGCTGGCTTCCTGGGTGAGGTCGACGCCAGCGCCCAGATCGTGCTGGCCGAGGCCGACCCGCTCCGCGCCCTCAAGCTGCTGCCGGAATGGGAGGCCTCGCTCGGCCTGCCCGACAGCTGCACCGTCGGTGAACAGACCCTGCTGGCCCGCCAGCAGGCCGTCGTCGCCAAGCTCACCGATACCGGCGGGGCACGCATCCCCCGCTATCTGCGGATCGCCAACGCGCTGGGCTACCCCGACGCCACCATCAACCGCTTCAGAGACCACACCTGCGAGCTCACCTGCGAGGACCCTGTCTGCGAAAGGGAGTGGCGTTTCGTTTGGCGGCTCGACCTGCCTAGTGGAACGCGGCTTGTGGACAGCACCTGCGAATCCGGATGTGAAGAGCCCATCCGCACCTGGGGCGACACCATGCTCGACTGCGTCATTCATCGCGAGGCACCGGCCACCGGCACGGTGCTGATTTCCTACGGAGGTAACTAA
- a CDS encoding recombinase family protein: MKHDVEGYGFIPSDELVAELRKEAATKSALADHLESPVQSLNDLVFRLYLETGSGNKVCRWLLDHHVPEPSGRKWTPALVLACIKMARDVPEPLCSVVTDLFGLSKGRVDRWWS; encoded by the coding sequence ATGAAACACGATGTGGAGGGCTATGGCTTCATCCCCTCCGACGAGCTGGTTGCCGAGCTTCGGAAAGAGGCTGCCACCAAATCGGCATTGGCCGATCACTTGGAGTCCCCCGTTCAAAGCTTGAATGACCTGGTGTTCCGGCTCTATCTGGAAACCGGCAGCGGCAACAAGGTCTGCCGCTGGCTGCTGGATCACCATGTACCCGAGCCGTCCGGAAGAAAGTGGACGCCGGCACTGGTTCTAGCGTGCATAAAAATGGCCCGGGACGTGCCCGAGCCGTTGTGCTCTGTGGTGACTGATCTGTTTGGCCTGAGCAAGGGACGGGTAGATCGGTGGTGGAGTTAG
- a CDS encoding LuxR family transcriptional regulator, whose product MKSHLPAASRLLLVVTQSALPALTLHHLAGVDWPAQWLSLYRKEAFYLVDPVLRAAPRKPIVWPDLIASVPPTRDENRFFHLCARYGLTRGFSWIEERGDYRVILSVAGEEAEQDSAAQDLLECLMPRLADVAVRIVGARPRLKGLTTRECHILHCMVMGMPDHETAERVGLTTRTVRDKINKIKMMYGANNRCHLMTILFGIDFPAPGSR is encoded by the coding sequence ATGAAAAGCCACCTCCCCGCCGCCAGCCGCCTCCTGCTGGTCGTCACCCAATCCGCGCTGCCGGCGCTCACCCTTCACCACTTGGCCGGGGTGGACTGGCCGGCCCAGTGGCTCAGCCTGTACCGCAAGGAAGCGTTCTACCTGGTCGACCCGGTGCTGCGGGCCGCGCCTCGAAAGCCGATCGTCTGGCCCGATCTGATTGCATCCGTCCCCCCTACCCGCGATGAGAACCGGTTCTTCCACCTGTGCGCGCGCTACGGCCTGACACGGGGGTTCAGCTGGATCGAGGAGAGGGGCGACTACCGGGTGATTCTGAGCGTGGCGGGCGAGGAAGCGGAGCAGGACAGCGCCGCCCAGGATCTGCTCGAATGCCTGATGCCCAGGCTGGCCGACGTGGCGGTGCGGATCGTCGGCGCCAGACCGCGTCTGAAGGGCCTGACGACAAGGGAATGTCACATCTTACATTGCATGGTGATGGGGATGCCCGACCACGAAACCGCCGAGCGGGTGGGCCTGACCACCCGCACCGTGCGCGACAAAATCAACAAAATCAAGATGATGTACGGGGCCAACAACCGCTGCCACCTGATGACGATCCTGTTCGGCATCGATTTCCCGGCCCCCGGATCTAGGTAG
- a CDS encoding helix-turn-helix domain-containing protein, translating to MIGTRIKTARRARKKSQGWLAEQVGVNQSAVSHWESGLTEPTTNNLSLIAQELRISFEWLTTGRGEMEVTYTAAEVHVAEPGQDLDDDKKELLALFDQLPKKKRQILLQFMRDWAAAK from the coding sequence ATGATAGGAACTCGCATCAAGACCGCCCGGCGGGCGCGCAAGAAATCGCAGGGCTGGCTGGCCGAGCAGGTGGGGGTCAACCAGTCCGCCGTCAGTCATTGGGAGAGCGGTCTGACGGAGCCCACCACCAACAATCTGTCCCTCATCGCCCAGGAACTGCGCATCAGCTTCGAATGGCTGACCACCGGGCGCGGCGAGATGGAAGTGACCTATACGGCGGCCGAGGTGCACGTGGCCGAGCCTGGCCAGGACCTGGACGACGACAAGAAGGAGCTGCTGGCCTTGTTCGATCAACTGCCCAAGAAGAAGCGCCAGATCCTGCTGCAGTTCATGCGCGATTGGGCCGCCGCCAAATGA
- a CDS encoding helix-turn-helix transcriptional regulator, whose translation MTPIEAARKRLGMTQSELAEKAGCTQGHISQLEKGLTNPSRELAKRLATALELTVMEILYPEDAEKK comes from the coding sequence ATGACCCCCATAGAAGCGGCTCGTAAACGCTTGGGGATGACCCAGTCGGAACTGGCTGAGAAGGCTGGGTGCACGCAAGGACACATCAGCCAGCTGGAAAAGGGTTTGACGAACCCATCCCGCGAACTGGCGAAGCGGTTGGCTACCGCTCTGGAACTGACGGTCATGGAAATCCTGTATCCGGAGGATGCAGAGAAGAAGTAG
- a CDS encoding phage regulatory CII family protein has translation MNPDIDVFDALRETARQFGVEKLAALMNVRRGTLFNKLSLKPTTAHHKPTLKDFIEILTHSRDLKPLRMLNTFFGCVTYQLPDLSQASDTALLDLVNRVHICGGDVHREIDEALDDGHVSAQDFQEFDVELQEWLAAILELRARFKGMVIHAA, from the coding sequence ATGAACCCTGACATCGATGTATTCGATGCACTGCGCGAGACAGCACGCCAGTTCGGAGTGGAAAAACTGGCCGCCCTGATGAATGTCCGGCGCGGCACCCTCTTCAACAAGCTGTCCCTCAAACCGACCACGGCTCACCACAAGCCGACGCTCAAGGACTTCATCGAGATTCTGACGCACAGCCGGGACCTGAAGCCGCTGCGCATGTTGAACACCTTCTTCGGCTGCGTCACCTACCAGCTGCCCGACCTGAGCCAGGCCTCCGACACCGCCCTGCTCGATCTCGTCAACCGCGTGCACATCTGCGGCGGCGACGTGCACCGCGAAATCGACGAGGCCCTGGACGACGGCCACGTCAGCGCCCAGGACTTCCAGGAGTTCGACGTCGAGCTGCAGGAATGGCTGGCCGCCATCCTCGAGCTGCGCGCCCGCTTCAAGGGGATGGTGATCCATGCAGCTTGA
- a CDS encoding tyrosine-type recombinase/integrase: protein MERYLTPTELQQLLSAAHRVNDPLAQRDYHVMAALSLSGCRIGEFSLITLGDAWDALKTDYLFLPRENRKGGKHDHKVFMTRALRLHLVALCNMNDSQLASDPLVPGRFGAPMTVRSYQQRIAYWAQEAGLTMKVTPHFFRHTRAMNIMRSSEARDPRGIVQNALGHKSIASTGIYTQPSREDLENTLSAIDGHGGRRPSMGSLRKAYARRVG, encoded by the coding sequence ATGGAACGTTACCTCACCCCGACGGAGCTCCAGCAGCTCCTCAGCGCCGCACACCGGGTCAACGACCCGCTGGCGCAGCGCGACTACCACGTGATGGCCGCCTTGTCTCTGAGCGGCTGCCGCATCGGCGAATTCAGTCTGATCACCCTGGGCGATGCCTGGGACGCACTGAAAACCGATTACCTGTTTCTGCCGCGCGAGAACCGCAAGGGCGGCAAGCACGACCACAAGGTGTTCATGACCCGAGCGCTGCGCCTGCACCTGGTGGCCTTGTGCAACATGAACGACAGCCAGCTGGCCAGCGATCCGCTGGTGCCGGGCCGCTTCGGCGCCCCGATGACCGTGCGCAGCTACCAGCAGCGCATCGCCTACTGGGCACAGGAAGCCGGGCTGACCATGAAGGTCACTCCGCACTTCTTCCGCCACACCCGCGCCATGAACATCATGCGCTCGAGCGAAGCCCGCGACCCGCGCGGCATCGTCCAGAACGCACTGGGCCATAAGAGCATCGCCAGCACGGGCATCTACACCCAGCCGAGCCGCGAGGATCTGGAGAACACGCTGTCCGCGATCGACGGCCACGGTGGCCGGCGTCCCTCGATGGGCTCGCTGCGCAAGGCGTATGCACGGAGGGTGGGGTGA
- a CDS encoding DUF2528 family protein: MAIQRYCLSWDWKADVVVDIDREIATDEKLHMINNFWTNAEDRLEEANGDVLVAVLKMLCTKVVSMSIEYLDVKDIFAKRGGATEGWPALDGSWGITLVRYDELEFDDDDVEVREISHG; this comes from the coding sequence ATGGCTATTCAACGCTACTGCCTGAGCTGGGACTGGAAGGCTGACGTGGTGGTCGATATCGACCGCGAGATCGCCACCGACGAGAAGCTGCACATGATCAACAACTTCTGGACCAATGCCGAAGACCGCCTCGAGGAGGCAAACGGCGATGTGCTGGTGGCCGTCCTGAAGATGCTGTGTACCAAGGTTGTCAGCATGTCCATCGAGTACCTGGACGTGAAAGACATCTTTGCGAAGCGCGGTGGCGCTACCGAGGGCTGGCCGGCACTCGATGGCAGCTGGGGCATCACCCTGGTGCGCTACGACGAGTTGGAGTTCGACGACGACGACGTCGAGGTGCGGGAGATTTCCCATGGCTAA
- a CDS encoding DNA-binding transcriptional regulator, protein MQTIQTIRNPREVRRLAGLNQSDFWSRIGVTQSGGSRYESGRAMPKPTQQLFRLVYIERVDLSKINRQDMQIIDYLKETHPDLYQSLQKAVKPFDEAQTQGAAA, encoded by the coding sequence ATGCAAACCATCCAAACCATCCGTAACCCGCGTGAAGTCCGCCGCCTTGCCGGCCTCAATCAGTCCGATTTCTGGAGCCGCATCGGCGTCACCCAGTCCGGTGGTTCCCGCTACGAAAGCGGCCGGGCCATGCCCAAGCCGACGCAGCAGCTTTTCCGCCTGGTGTACATCGAGCGCGTCGACCTCAGCAAGATCAACCGCCAGGACATGCAGATCATCGACTACCTGAAAGAGACCCACCCGGATCTGTACCAGTCCCTGCAGAAGGCCGTGAAACCCTTCGACGAAGCCCAGACGCAAGGGGCAGCCGCATGA
- a CDS encoding toprim domain-containing protein, with the protein MSTNNNPAMGEWFARLKSEINLHDLADRLDMQRHGREGNYFSPSRKEKHPSLSIYDNHPKFGNGWKDHAADIGGTTIDLVIYAGRANDPMEAAKLLGEWYAIPRPSREKSAVPERKSTADYIADRCLKDTEPAVAYLTGRGISEEVIRSAIRRRSIGWNTWTSTKVPEGEPGHGGPGVAFIVRSLAGAKVVAVDMRYLDPALNGDVKTQCQGDKRGHVWTSDLARLKRANTVYAVESPINALSIETALANYPGVAAVAILGVSNTDIDWSWARGKKVIVAMDHSDRLDEKYRTRPGMEAAWKVADALTACDIANRLVDMLDWEEGEDINDVLRDHGAEELRIRLKKLDQWLIPGQPSVDADRRHQLEGRRRVFLQGHDLAVYWRFRCLDDFTLYVEEFKERKDDDGSALPPREDFGDLCSFRVAGLSRLRIQSHLATINGMPDNQPETVFGISCQLARNGSHLQREVVTGDKLYNLEWWKAKFGHIWNPAKFARMVNILERSADLAARDVVNFVGLAWRGEELAALEGNDCFFVEPQKQCLYNNMSFPRGSTQNARAVIAAYQATFKENAAAIGLVWGLGAHLKNVLGFYPHFQMQAEKGSGKSKLLESMQATLAFQVLSGQMLKTDHRRRASVSWTTHPVGWDEFSKLPKSILSDIDGLLQSTYRSEFTRVGATLTPYLMCAPVLLAGEEVDVESLQSKICRSSLSVAKQGAIIPHELPQFPVWEWLQFLASVDPARIRDTHKRYVAFCQQRGRAGEGDATAKRMMENYAAIMTAWALLTEFAGIDIGQGDFLEDIIAEMNAHIADTDGTRLPWVWIMEILLSELAAQRFDHPYCWGDHAIDGRKLAAKKQDNKDWLADVADGEENECLFVMPSHVMDHLSTAPHLRAKFDHLPVKTGRIFKRQLLQSGVVVDPDCEKTIRRGRQGHMVAISISKLAQLGLHAAPVIDRGAY; encoded by the coding sequence ATGAGTACCAACAACAACCCCGCCATGGGGGAATGGTTCGCTCGCCTCAAGAGCGAGATCAACCTGCACGACCTGGCCGACCGCCTGGACATGCAACGCCATGGCCGCGAAGGCAACTACTTCTCGCCGTCACGCAAAGAGAAACACCCCTCGCTGTCGATCTACGACAACCACCCCAAATTCGGCAACGGCTGGAAGGACCACGCCGCCGACATCGGCGGCACCACCATCGACCTGGTGATCTACGCCGGCCGCGCCAATGATCCGATGGAAGCCGCCAAGCTGCTGGGCGAGTGGTACGCCATCCCGCGCCCCAGCCGGGAAAAGAGCGCGGTACCGGAGCGCAAGAGCACGGCGGACTACATCGCCGACCGTTGCCTGAAGGATACCGAGCCGGCCGTCGCCTACCTGACGGGGCGAGGCATCAGCGAGGAAGTGATCCGCAGCGCCATCCGCCGGCGCAGCATCGGCTGGAACACCTGGACCTCGACCAAGGTGCCCGAGGGCGAGCCCGGCCACGGCGGCCCGGGGGTGGCCTTCATCGTGCGCAGCCTGGCCGGCGCCAAGGTGGTGGCGGTGGACATGCGTTACCTCGACCCGGCCCTGAACGGCGACGTGAAGACCCAGTGCCAGGGCGACAAACGCGGCCATGTGTGGACGTCCGACCTCGCCAGACTGAAGCGGGCGAACACCGTCTATGCGGTAGAAAGCCCGATCAACGCGCTGTCGATCGAGACCGCCCTGGCCAACTACCCCGGCGTCGCCGCGGTGGCGATCCTCGGCGTGTCCAACACCGACATCGACTGGAGCTGGGCGCGCGGAAAAAAGGTGATCGTGGCAATGGACCACAGCGATCGCCTGGACGAGAAATACCGCACCCGCCCGGGTATGGAAGCGGCCTGGAAGGTGGCCGACGCTCTGACCGCCTGCGATATCGCCAACCGCCTGGTGGACATGCTGGACTGGGAAGAAGGCGAGGACATCAACGACGTGCTCCGCGACCACGGCGCCGAGGAGCTGCGGATCCGGCTGAAGAAGCTGGACCAATGGCTGATCCCGGGGCAGCCGTCGGTCGACGCCGATCGGCGCCACCAGCTCGAGGGCCGCCGGCGCGTATTCCTGCAGGGGCATGATCTGGCGGTGTACTGGCGCTTTCGCTGCCTGGACGATTTCACCCTGTACGTCGAGGAGTTCAAAGAACGGAAGGACGATGATGGTAGTGCCTTGCCACCCAGAGAGGACTTCGGCGACCTGTGTTCATTCCGCGTGGCCGGGCTATCCCGACTGCGGATCCAGTCGCACCTGGCAACCATCAACGGCATGCCGGACAACCAACCCGAAACGGTGTTCGGCATCAGCTGCCAGCTGGCACGCAACGGCTCCCACCTGCAGCGCGAGGTGGTGACCGGAGACAAGCTCTACAACCTGGAATGGTGGAAGGCCAAGTTCGGCCACATCTGGAACCCGGCCAAGTTCGCCCGCATGGTGAACATCCTGGAGCGATCGGCCGATCTGGCTGCGCGTGATGTGGTGAACTTCGTCGGGCTCGCCTGGCGCGGTGAAGAGCTGGCCGCCCTCGAGGGCAACGACTGCTTTTTCGTCGAGCCGCAGAAGCAGTGCCTCTACAACAACATGAGCTTTCCCCGCGGCTCCACCCAGAACGCCCGCGCGGTGATCGCCGCCTATCAGGCGACCTTCAAGGAAAACGCCGCCGCCATCGGCCTGGTATGGGGCCTGGGCGCGCACCTGAAGAACGTGCTGGGCTTCTATCCCCACTTCCAGATGCAGGCCGAGAAGGGCTCGGGCAAATCCAAGCTGCTGGAGAGCATGCAGGCCACGCTGGCTTTCCAGGTGCTGTCCGGCCAGATGCTGAAGACCGACCACCGGCGCCGGGCATCGGTGTCGTGGACCACCCACCCGGTGGGCTGGGACGAATTCTCCAAGCTGCCGAAGTCCATCCTGTCCGACATCGACGGCCTGCTGCAGTCCACCTACCGTTCCGAATTTACCCGCGTCGGCGCCACCCTGACGCCCTACCTGATGTGTGCCCCGGTGCTACTGGCCGGCGAAGAGGTGGACGTGGAAAGCCTGCAGTCCAAGATCTGCCGTTCCTCGCTGTCGGTCGCCAAACAGGGCGCCATCATCCCGCACGAGCTGCCGCAATTCCCGGTGTGGGAGTGGCTGCAGTTCCTGGCCAGCGTCGACCCTGCGCGGATTCGTGACACCCACAAGCGCTACGTGGCGTTCTGCCAGCAGCGCGGCCGTGCCGGAGAAGGAGACGCCACCGCCAAGCGGATGATGGAGAACTACGCCGCGATCATGACCGCCTGGGCGCTGCTGACGGAGTTCGCCGGCATCGACATCGGCCAGGGCGACTTCCTCGAGGACATCATCGCCGAGATGAACGCCCACATCGCCGACACCGACGGCACCCGCCTGCCGTGGGTGTGGATCATGGAGATCCTGCTGTCGGAGCTCGCCGCCCAGCGCTTCGATCATCCTTATTGCTGGGGCGACCATGCGATCGACGGCCGCAAGCTGGCAGCCAAGAAGCAGGACAACAAGGACTGGTTGGCGGATGTGGCCGATGGGGAGGAGAACGAATGTCTGTTCGTGATGCCGTCCCACGTGATGGATCACCTGTCCACGGCGCCACACCTGCGCGCCAAGTTCGACCATCTCCCCGTCAAGACAGGCCGCATCTTCAAGCGCCAGCTGCTTCAGAGCGGCGTGGTAGTGGATCCGGACTGCGAGAAAACCATCCGCCGCGGGCGCCAGGGCCACATGGTGGCCATCAGCATCAGCAAGCTGGCCCAGCTGGGGCTGCATGCGGCGCCGGTGATCGATCGGGGAGCCTATTGA